In one window of Nicotiana tabacum cultivar K326 chromosome 12, ASM71507v2, whole genome shotgun sequence DNA:
- the LOC142167420 gene encoding sugar transport protein 12-like, translated as MAGGNFIPGGGGDNPDEYPGKLTLYVAMTCIMAAMGGLIFGYDIGISGGVTSMDPFLKRFFMSVYQKEALNTSTNQYCKFDSQLLTLFTSSLYVAALFASIVASHVSKKRGRKVTMALGGLFFLIGAVLNAAAIHISMLILGRILLGIGVGFANQSVPIYLSEVAPYKYRGTFNVLFQMAITIGILIANLVNFGTSKMSGGWGWRVSLGGAAVPALVILVSSMFLSDSPSSLIDRGMKEEAEQLLKKIRGVDNVNAEFNDLVMASEASKKVERPWNNLLFVRKYRPQLVLSILIPSLQQLTGINVVMFYAPVLFQTLGFKSNASLMSAAITGGVNVGATFISVFCTDKFGRRILFFWGGIFMCIFQTAVAALIGAKFGTTGNAADLPLWFAALVVVCICVFVANFAYSWGPLGWLVPSEISPLEVRSAAQCVTVSMNMFFTFGVAQIFLKMLCGMKFGLFIFFAVFVLIMTVFVYLYVPETKNIPIEEMSQVWREHWYWNKFVDDAEPKPQGNGLKPAKEIV; from the coding sequence ATGGCTGGTGGAAACTTTATCCCCGGCGGTGGCGGAGACAATCCAGATGAGTATCCAGGGAAGCTAACATTGTACGTAGCCATGACTTGTATCATGGCAGCCATGGGAGGGTTGATCTTTGGCTACGACATTGGAATTTCAGGTGGAGTTACTTCCATGGATCCTTTTCTCAAACGCTTCTTCATGTCTGTTTACCAAAAAGAGGCTTTGAACACCTCGACCAACCAATACTGTAAGTTCGACAGCCAGTTGTTGACCCTTTTCACGTCTTCTCTCTACGTGGCTGCCCTGTTTGCGTCCATTGTTGCTTCTCATGTTAGTAAAAAACGTGGCAGAAAAGTTACTATGGCCCTTGGAGGTCTCTTTTTCTTGATAGGCGCCGTCCTCAACGCTGCTGCTATCCATATTAGTATGCTCATCTTGGGTCGTATTCTTTTGGGGATTGGTGTCGGATTTGCTAATCAATCTGTCCCTATTTATTTGTCAGAAGTTGCTCCCTACAAATACAGAGGGACTTTCAACGTGTTATTCCAAATGGCCATCACCATTGGGATTCTGATAGCGAATTTGGTCAACTTTGGAACTAGCAAAATGTCTGGCGGTTGGGGTTGGAGGGTTAGCTTAGGAGGTGCAGCCGTGCCAGCACTAGTCATCCTGGTTTCCTCAATGTTTCTCTCTGATAGTCCGAGTTCGTTGATAGACAGGGGAATGAAAGAGGAGGCAGAACAATTGTTGAAAAAGATAAGAGGAGTTGATAATGTGAATGCTGAATTTAATGACCTTGTTATGGCGAGTGAAGCATCCAAGAAAGTAGAAAGGCCATGGAATAATCTTTTATTCGTCCGAAAGTATAGACCGCAGTTGGTTTTGTCAATTCTGATACCATCACTCCAGCAGCTTACGGGAATCAACGTGGTCATGTTCTATGCTCCAGTACTTTTCCAAACATTAGGGTTTAAGAGTAACGCTTCGCTTATGTCAGCTGCTATCACTGGCGGTGTCAACGTGGGTGCAACTTTTATTTCAGTCTTTTGTACGGATAAGTTTGGGAGGAGAATACTCTTTTTCTGGGGTGGCATCTTCATGTGTATATTCCAAACAGCAGTGGCAGCTCTTATTGGGGCAAAATTCGGAACAACAGGGAATGCAGCAGATTTGCCACTTTGGTTTGCAGCTTTAGTGGTTGTCTGCATCTGTGTATTCGTTGCTAACTTTGCATATTCATGGGGTCCTTTAGGATGGTTGGTTCCGAGTGAGATTTCTCCATTGGAAGTTCGATCTGCAGCACAATGTGTTACTGTCTCCATGAACATGTTTTTCACTTTCGGAGTTGCACAAATTTTCTTGAAGATGCTATGTGGGATGAAGTTTGGTCTATTTATCTTCTTTGCGGTCTTTGTGTTAATAATGACTGTGTTTGTCTACTTGTACGTGCCCGAAACAAAGAATATACCAATTGAAGAGATGTCTCAAGTTTGGAGAGAGCATTGGTACTGGAACAAGTTCGTGGATGATGCAGAACCAAAGCCACAAGGGAATGGCTTAAAGCCCGCAAAGGAGATAGTCTAA